A single region of the Microlunatus panaciterrae genome encodes:
- a CDS encoding tyrosine-type recombinase/integrase, whose product MKPLGLGEHGGLTIVREGSSYVAYLRYRDFAGRGRRIKRSGRSRAEASREVLKAVKVALGTSGDDEYTAKTTFDDAAKGWLEMFAAQVERGARSPSTYDEYRHVVKRVIEPGVGSLRLGELTTPRLDRFVQAVLVDRGYATAKLTRSVLSGICSWLVRRGAIPSNPVRDLTPLELDRDRTARALSFEEVRTWLAILDSNEFAQRHDLPELARFMLATGLRLGEALGVTWADLDLAAGTIAVRRTIIRVQGKGLVANRVKSRASERGLILPAWCIELLKQRRVRLGGFDGPIFPDSHGGWRDRSNVGKAFRRVREGSEFDWVKTHTYRKTVATLLDRSGATARMIADQLGHSRVSMTQDVYLGRRATNATNVVVLEAYNPDGVIVEPRAANPDQ is encoded by the coding sequence ATGAAGCCGCTCGGACTGGGCGAGCACGGAGGTCTCACCATCGTTCGTGAGGGTTCGTCGTACGTCGCCTACCTTCGCTATCGCGACTTCGCCGGCCGCGGTCGACGCATCAAGCGCAGCGGACGGTCGAGGGCAGAGGCCTCGCGTGAGGTGCTCAAGGCGGTCAAGGTAGCGCTCGGCACGTCGGGCGACGACGAGTACACGGCGAAGACCACCTTTGACGATGCCGCGAAGGGCTGGCTGGAGATGTTTGCGGCGCAGGTCGAGCGGGGAGCACGGTCGCCATCGACATACGACGAGTACCGCCACGTCGTCAAGCGGGTGATTGAGCCGGGCGTCGGGTCGTTGCGGCTTGGCGAGCTGACCACTCCACGTCTCGACCGCTTCGTCCAGGCCGTGCTCGTCGACCGTGGGTATGCGACGGCCAAGCTGACCAGGTCGGTGCTGTCCGGGATCTGTAGCTGGCTGGTCCGGCGCGGAGCCATCCCGAGCAACCCCGTACGCGATCTGACTCCGCTCGAACTCGACCGAGACCGCACCGCGCGAGCCCTCTCATTTGAAGAAGTACGGACTTGGCTGGCCATCCTCGACAGCAATGAGTTCGCGCAGCGTCACGACCTTCCCGAGCTCGCCCGGTTCATGCTCGCGACCGGTCTCCGGCTCGGCGAGGCCCTCGGCGTCACGTGGGCCGATCTCGATCTCGCCGCCGGCACCATCGCTGTCCGGCGCACGATCATCCGCGTGCAGGGCAAGGGACTGGTCGCCAACCGGGTGAAATCGCGCGCCTCGGAACGAGGGCTGATCTTGCCGGCGTGGTGTATCGAGTTGCTCAAGCAGCGACGTGTGCGGCTCGGAGGTTTCGATGGCCCCATCTTCCCCGATTCGCACGGTGGCTGGCGTGACCGAAGCAACGTCGGTAAGGCCTTCCGTCGCGTCCGGGAGGGGTCTGAGTTCGACTGGGTGAAGACCCACACCTATCGCAAGACGGTAGCGACTCTCCTCGATCGCAGCGGAGCCACTGCGCGCATGATCGCCGACCAGCTCGGTCACTCACGGGTCTCGATGACGCAGGACGTCTACCTCGGGCGGCGTGCGACGAACGCCACCAACGTCGTTGTGCTCGAGGCTTACAACCCGGACGGCGTCATCGTCGAGCCGCGAGCCGCAAACCCGGATCAGTAA
- a CDS encoding helix-turn-helix transcriptional regulator codes for MAVSKVDDRLWSVQDVSEYLGIPVHTLYAWRSAMTGPPGRIVGRRLRYRPQDVRDWVAALPTEIAG; via the coding sequence ATGGCGGTATCGAAGGTCGACGACCGGCTCTGGTCAGTGCAGGACGTCTCGGAGTACCTCGGCATCCCCGTGCACACGTTGTATGCCTGGCGAAGCGCAATGACCGGGCCTCCCGGGCGTATCGTCGGGCGCCGGCTCCGCTACCGGCCTCAAGATGTGCGCGACTGGGTTGCCGCGCTCCCGACGGAGATCGCCGGATGA
- a CDS encoding maleylpyruvate isomerase family mycothiol-dependent enzyme — MDGLEMATAERTDLAEFLSTMTPEQWEAQSLCEHWRVRDVVAHVMSFDGVTPLDVLRRAIRGRLVNINQVAVDDLASLSIDQLLDKLRTHLRPQGLATTFGGRLALLDVTIHHQDIRRPLGLPRQIPATRLRRVLADSVRSPELPGWRHSRGLRLTPTDLDWRHGSGPELTGPAEAMLMAIAGRRDAIGELSGPGQPLLARRLTR, encoded by the coding sequence GTGGACGGACTCGAGATGGCGACCGCCGAGCGCACGGACCTCGCCGAATTCCTGTCGACTATGACGCCTGAACAGTGGGAGGCGCAATCGCTCTGCGAGCACTGGCGGGTGAGGGACGTGGTCGCTCATGTGATGAGCTTCGACGGCGTCACTCCGCTCGACGTGCTTCGCCGTGCCATCCGCGGTCGGCTCGTGAACATCAATCAGGTGGCCGTCGACGACCTTGCGTCCCTGAGCATCGACCAGCTCCTCGACAAGCTGCGGACTCATCTGCGGCCACAGGGTTTGGCAACAACGTTCGGGGGCCGGCTCGCCCTGCTTGACGTCACCATCCATCATCAAGACATCCGGCGGCCGCTCGGTCTGCCACGCCAGATCCCAGCTACACGGCTGCGCCGGGTATTGGCCGACAGCGTTCGAAGCCCCGAGCTACCGGGATGGCGCCATTCTCGCGGACTCCGCCTGACGCCGACTGACCTCGACTGGAGGCACGGCTCGGGACCCGAGCTCACAGGACCAGCGGAAGCCATGCTCATGGCGATCGCCGGGCGACGCGATGCCATCGGGGAACTATCTGGTCCAGGCCAACCCCTATTGGCCCGCAGGCTCACCCGCTGA
- a CDS encoding NUDIX hydrolase encodes MADEALTDETLESARWKVFGERTLYDNPWVRLVKVDVEPPNGKRFEHHVVRLQRVAIAAVMDDADRVLMLWRHRFVTDEWGWELQGGIVDPGEEGPASAAREVEEETGWRPGPLTDLLTFQPMIGMVDSPHELYVANSATRIGEPPDPEEAGRVDWVPLGSVMELMAEGRFWALGRSWLCCTSWLTGSGRLRRPGSLGVVAA; translated from the coding sequence GTGGCAGATGAGGCACTGACGGATGAGACGCTAGAGAGCGCCCGCTGGAAGGTGTTCGGTGAGCGGACGCTGTACGACAACCCGTGGGTGCGGCTGGTCAAGGTCGATGTCGAGCCGCCGAACGGCAAGCGTTTCGAGCATCACGTGGTGCGATTGCAACGAGTCGCCATCGCGGCCGTGATGGACGACGCGGACCGGGTGCTGATGCTCTGGCGGCACCGGTTCGTCACGGACGAATGGGGCTGGGAGCTGCAGGGCGGGATCGTGGACCCCGGGGAGGAAGGCCCAGCCTCCGCGGCCCGTGAGGTCGAGGAAGAGACTGGCTGGCGGCCTGGACCGCTCACAGACCTGCTGACGTTTCAGCCGATGATCGGCATGGTCGACAGCCCGCACGAGCTCTACGTCGCCAACTCAGCCACACGCATCGGGGAGCCGCCCGACCCTGAGGAAGCGGGTCGTGTCGACTGGGTGCCCTTGGGATCAGTCATGGAGCTGATGGCCGAGGGGAGATTCTGGGCTCTGGGTCGCTCGTGGCTCTGCTGTACGTCTTGGCTAACGGGAAGCGGCAGGCTTAGGCGGCCAGGGTCGCTAGGCGTCGTCGCTGCCTGA